The Acidithiobacillus thiooxidans ATCC 19377 DNA window GAAAATAACAGCCACAGTGTTTCCTCCATGCCGGCGACCCTGGCTGAGCCGGCAATTTCCAATACGGCGCCCACTGCTTCTGTTCAAAGTGTAGTCGTAGCCACTCGCAGTCAGGCTGTGGGCAGCTCCAGTCCAGTGACAGCCACAGCGCAATCGGCTGCGACCAGCTCTACAGTGACCAGCAATACGACTGCGGGAATCGCTTTCCAGTTTCATGCCAACTGCTGGGTACAGGTCAGGGACGCTGCCGGTAAAACCTTGTTGGCGGTCCTTGGTCGTCCGGGTGATCTGCTCAAAGTGAACTCAGGAAAACCGCCTTATCAGGTTCTGGTTGGCAATGCCCAGGGCGTGACCATTCATTATCAGGGTAAAGCTATTGCGCTTCCTGCGAACGCCATGGGTGTAGCCCGTCTGCAACTGGGAACCGCCCCCACCGCAAGCACGCAATCTGCTGCGATTACAGCGCCAGTACACGGTTCGGCAGATATTCACAGCCCTGTTAACCGGCACCGTGCTGTGCTAAACCATAGTGCACAACCCGACGTTGTTGCCCCAATCACTTCCGCAGCGCTTTCCGTAAGCGCATCTGTTACTAGCGAGGCATCCCATGCACCATGAATCTCCTATTCAGCGTCGTAAAACCCGGCAAATTCACGTTGGAAAAGTCGCCATCGGTGGAGATGCGCCGATCAGCGTGCAAAGCATGACCAATACCGAAACCCGGGACGTAGCAGCCACTGTGGCGCAAATTCGCCGTCTGGAAGCGGTGGGAGCAGACATTGTTCGGGTTTCTGTACCCAGTATGGATGCTGCTGAGGCTTTCAAGGCCATCCGCGCGCAGGTGGAAACGCCTCTGGTCGCCGATATTCATTTTGATCATCGCATCGCTTTGCAGGTCATGACTGATGGTGTTGATGGTCTGCGTATCAATCCCGGTAATATCGGTTCACTGGACAAAACCCGTCTGGTCGTGGAGATGGCCAAGGATAAAGGCATTCCCATTCGTATCGGTGTGAATGCCGGTTCCCTGGAAAAAGATATTCAGGAAAAATATGGCGAACCCACGCCTGAAGCCTTGGTAGAGTCCGCCTTGCGACATGTCAGCATTCTCGACGAGCTGAATTTCCACGATGTCAAAATCAGCGTGAAAGCTTCCGACGTGTTTCTCGCAGTAGGGGCATACCGACTGCTTTCGGAAAAAGTGGATTATCCCCTGCATCTGGGCATTACCGAAGCCGGCGGTCTGCGTTCGGGTACGGTCAAATCCGCCATTGGTCTGGGTCTGCTGCTGCGTGATGGTATTGGCGATACCATCCGTATTTCCCTAGCCGCTGATCCCGTGGAAGAAATCCGGGTTGGCTTTGATATTCTCAAGAGCCTGCACCTGCGCCAGAAGGGTATTAACCTGATTGCCTGTCCTTCCTGCTCCCGTCAGGAGTTTGATGTCATCAACACCATCAATGCCCTCGAGGCGCGGCTTGAAGATATTCTTGAGCCCATGGATGTGTCGGTGATTGGCTGCGTGGTCAATGGTATTGGCGAAGCCAAGGAAGCGGACATTGGTCTGGCGGGCGGAGACAAGCGTAGCATTCTCTATTATCGCGGCAAGCAGGTAGACCGGGTAGAAAACGTGAATATAGTTGATGTTCTGGAAAAACGGATTCGTGCCGAAATTGCGGAGCGTCAGGCAGCCCGTAATGATGCCTGAGCGCCTGGTAATGGTTCGTTTGGGGAAAGTGAGTTATTCGTATGGCTGTTAAGGGATTACAGGCGGTGCGGGGAATGAACGATATTTTCCCCGCAGAAGCAGCAGCCTGGCAGGCTCTGGAAATGGATTTGCGGGGCTTGCTCAAGTTGTATGATTACGGCGAAGTCCGTCTCCCGTTGCTGGAATCGACAGAACTTTTCGCCCGTGCCATTGGTGACGTCACCGACATTGTCCAGAAAGAAATGTACACCTTTGCCGATCGTAATGGCGACAGTCTTACTCTGCGTCCGGAAGGGACTGCTGGTTGTGTACGAGCCGCGATCCAGAATCAGACCATGCGCGGGCAGACTCCGCGTTATTATTACATGGGCCCCATGTTTCGCCATGAACGTCCCCAGAAAGGCCGCTATCGGCAATTTCACCAACTGGGCGTTGAGGTTTTCGGTCAGGCCGGAGCCGGTACAGATGCCGAAATCATCGCCCTGTCTGCGCGTATTCTGAAGCAGGCCGGGGTGCAGGCCTCTTTACAAATCAACTCATTGGGCAGTCCACAGGCGCGGGCAGCTTACCGTGAGCGACTTCTGGAGTATTTGCGACCGCAACAGGAAGCCTTATGTGCTGATTGTCAGACCCGTATGGAGCTCAATCCATTACGGATTCTGGATTGTAAAGTGCCTGGCTGTCGGCAGATTGCCAGCAGCGCACCACATCTGGTGGATCATCTCGATACCGAATCGGCCCTGCATTTTGCCAGCCTGCAAAAACTGCTGACGGCTCTTGATATTCCCTATCAATTGAATCACAGCCTGGTACGCGGGCTGGATTACTATAACCGGACGGTTTTTGAATGGGTTACGGATGCCTTGGGTGCCCAGGGAACCGTGCTGGCCGGAGGTCGTTATGATGGACTGGTTGCCCAGCTGGGTGGTCAGGATACTCCCGCCATTGGTTTCGCTGTAGGGTTGGAACGCTTACTCGCCTTGCAGGAAATTCAGGGAAACCAGGCCTGCGCCGACAAACCTGTACTTTTTATCGGGGCCATGGAGGACGATAGTCTCGCTCGTTCCTGGCAACTCGCTGAAGCTCTCCGTGATCTGGGTATCAGTGTGGTCAGTGGCGGCCCTGCGGGTTTCAAAGCTCTGCTGAAGCAGGCAGAACGTTCCCGGGCGCTGTTCCAGCTGGTCATCGGGTTGGGACAATTGCAAGGAGAACCAGTAATCATCAAGGAACAGTGCGGGGAAGGGCGTTGGGAAGGCAGTCTGGAGGCAGTGATCACTGGTCTGCAAAGCCTCGGCGTTGATTTCCCCAAGCATGCACCCCATACTGGGCAAAATTTTGCCACTGCCAGAAGATCAAAGTGACCGGTCAAGAACTTTCCGCATTGCTCTCCCGCCATCGTATTACCCTGATTGTGGGTATTCTCGTGATTCTTTTTGCCGCCATGGGGTTTTTTGGCTACGAAAAATATCAACGCCATCAAACCGAAAAAGCGGCAGTGCTGTATAGTGAGCTGTTAGACACCATGGTTCAGGGGCAGACCAGCACGGCCCGTGCCAGTGCGGGCACGCTGATTCATCAGTACGCCCACACCCCTTATGCAACCATGGCGCATTTTTTTCTGGCGCGTATGGATATGGAGGGCAAACAAGTTCCTGCCGCAGAAAAAACGCTCATGAGCGTGATAAAGAATACCAGCGCACCGCGTGGCATGCGCAGCCTTGCTCGCTTGAATCTGGCACGCCTGTATGTGGATCAGCATCAGGCACATAAGGCCCTGGATATCCTGCAAAATCCACAGCCTGCCTATGTTACCTTAGCTGATGAAATCAAAGGGGACGCCTATGCCTCTCTGAATCAGATCAGTCAGGCAGAACAGGCCTACCATTCGGCCATGTCCGCCTTGCCGGCGGTTGACCCTTATCGTACTTATCTGCAAATGAAAATCGCCAATATTGGAGTTGCGCCGTGATGCGGAATGATTTTTTCAAAAGCATATGGCGTTTAGCCGTTCTGGGAATAGTTGCTGCCCTGCTGAATGGCTGCGGAATCATGTCCTGGTTTAAATCCTCACCCAGTCCCAAAACGCCTCCACCCATCAGTAAAGGTCATAATAAAGTTTCTTTTTCGACGCAATGGCAGGCCCGGCTTTATGGACTATGGCCTATCAACCCCTACCAGGGAACAGAAATTGCCCACTCTGCGCATCAGATTGTGGTGGCTAATGCTTCCGGGCATCTGGTCAGCATGAATGAATCGGGCAGTCAGCAATGGATGCGCAGTCTGGATGGCAAAAGTGCGCGCGGTGCCACCATCGCCCATGGCGTCGTCTATGCGGGAACCAATGCCGGCAAGGTATTTGCGTTTGATGCTAAAAATGGTCATAAACTCTGGTCGGTACAACTCAGCTCCGAAGTGTTGACACCGGTAGTCTATGCCGACGATCACTTACTGATGCAAACCGTAAATGGCCATCTTTGGTCGCTAAACCCCAAGGATGGCAAAATTCAGTGGACCTTCTCCATGAACCAGCCCTCCCTCATCTTGCGCGCAGTTTCTACCCCGACTGTGCATGATGGTGTGGTCTATGCCGGTTTTGCTGATGGAACCTTGACAGCATTAAGTCTTTCCACGGGTGCTGAGTTGTGGCATGCCCGTGTAGCTATTGCCCATGGCAGCAACGAGCTGGCGCGGATGGTGGATGTGGCAGCGCGTCCGATAGTTGCTGATGATCAGGTTTTTGCGGCAGCCTATCAGGGTAATCTGGCTGCCTATACACAGCAGGGAGGCACCCAGAACTGGAGTGTCCCCATGTCGGTGTATTTAACTCCAGTCTGGTTCAAAGGACATTTGTATGTGGCCGATTCAGATGGAGTAATTTCTGAAATAGATCCTGGTTCCGGCAGCATCTTGTGGAAAAACGATAAACTCAAAGGCCATGCCATGACCGGTCTGAGTAGTTGTGGAAATGATTTGCTGGCAACCGATAATGGTGGCTATCTCTACGCCTTCAATCCCGAATCCGGGCATCGGATTGGTCAGACACGCCTTTCCTCCAGTGGAATTCAAAGTAGTCCTGTATGTCTGGATAATAACCAGATTCTTGCTCTCAGTGATGCGGGCACTTTGTATCGGATCAAGCTCGAAAAGCGCTAAGGCTGTATCATGACTGCAGTTATTGCCCTGGTGGGGCGACCCAATGTCGGTAAATCCACTTTTTTTAATCGCCTCACCCGTACGCGTGAGGCTCTGGTTGCCGATTTCCCCGGGCTGACGCGTGATCGTCACTATGGAACCGCGCAGTTTGAAGGGCGTCAGTATCTGGTCATTGATACCGGCGGCTTTGAACCTGAAGAACGCGAGGGCCTGGTTGCAGCCATGGCCATTCAGACCAGACTGGCTATTCAGGAAGCCGATGCCATCTGTTTTCTGGTCGATGCCAAAGAAGGTTTGTCTGCCCAGGATGAAGAAATCGCCATGGAATTGCGCCGTGGTGGCAAACCGATTTATCTGGTTGTGAACAAGATGGATGCCAAAGGAGCCGTCAGCGAACTCCCGGAATTCCATCGCCTGGGTCTGGGAATGCCCTATACGATTTCTGCTGCTCATGGGCATGGGGTTGAAACCCTGCTGGAAGCCGTTTTCTCGGATCTGCCCAGTGAGGAAATTGCGCAGCAGGATGCCGGAAAAGGCCCCCGCATAGCCATGCTCGGCCGTCCCAATGTAGGAAAATCGACACTGGTAAACGCCATGCTTGGTGAAAAAAGAGTGTTGGTATTTGATGAGCCGGGGACTACCCGGGACAGCATCCGCATTCCTTATGAACGGGATGGCAAGCCCTATGTCATGATTGATACGGCCGGAATGCGGCGGCGTGCCCGAGTCGGCGAAGGCCTGGAAAAGCTCAGTGTTTTGAAAACATTGGGTGCATTGCGGGAAGCCGATGTCGTGTTGCTGGTGCTCGATGCCAGGGTCGGTATTGCTGAACAGGATTCTCATCTGGTGGGGGTCGCTGTAGAGTTGGGACGCCCGATTGTCGTCGTGATCAATAAATGGGACGGGATGAGTCCTCACGAGCGTAAGGCGGTCAAGCAGGAGCTCGAGCGCCGCCTGAGTTTTATTCAGTATGCGCCGGTCTACACCATTTCCGCCTTGCATGGTACCGGTGTTGGCGATTTGTACAAAAGTATTGATCGCCTTTGGCAGGATTCCCGCAAACATTTTTCAACAGGAGAGCTGAATAGGGCTTTGGGCGAGATTATTGAAACCCATCAGCCACCCATGGTTGGTGGACGCCGAATCAAGTTACGTTATTGTCATCAGGGTGGTGAAAATCCGGTGACTCTGGTATTTCACGGGAATCAATTAACGCGCTTGCCGGGTAGTTACAAGCGCTATCTGGAAAGCGCCTTCCGGAAAGCCTTACATCTGGACTCCATTCCTTTGCGCCTGTTATTTCGTCAGGGCGAAAACCCCTATGATCCACAAAGAGGAAAGCATTAAATGAAAGGCAGTCTGTCCGGATGGTGGCGTTGGGCCATTATCGCGCTCCTTATTTATCTCGGTATTTTATGGAGTGGGGCGATGCTGCCGGTCAGTCCCCAGGGTTTATGGATTCGTGCCGGGGAGTACGCACTCTGGGCCACCGTAACCCTGGGTGCTTTAGCGCGCTTTTATCCGGTGCTTGGTCCTTATGGCTGGCGTCCGGTGACTATTTTTGTGGGGGCTGTTTTATCCGGGCTGGAGATTTTCATTGGTTCGGGTCCCGATACTAAAACCCGCGTGGACGAATGGATGACTGCTCTGATTGGCATTGCCGTAATCACGATTCTTGCCCGCGTGTTACCCCGTGCAATCACCGTCATCTGGTTTGGGCAGGAGGTGCAAAAGCGTGAACCTTTTACTCGTACGCCACGCTGAGGCAGAAGACGAAACGGTTTCCGGCTCGGATTTTGCGCGGCAACTCACCCGCCATGGACATGAAACCGCAGCCGCTGTCGCCCGGGGTTTACGCCACTGTATTCATGGCTCGGTTCTATTGTGGAGCAGCCCCTTGCTCCGTACCCGCGAAACTGCCGCATATATTGCCCAAGCCTTTGGTATTGAAGTGGAAAGTTATCATGAAGCGATTCCGGCCGGCGATCTGAACACGCTCAGTCGGGATTGGCAGAACCTGAGCAAACAGCCCGAAACGCTGATTGTGGTGGGTCATCAACCCCATCTCGGAATTTGGACTACGCGGCTAACCCGGGTCAGTGTCCCCGTCAAAAAAGCCAGCGTGATTGGTATTCATCTGAAAGCTGTTGATCAAATGGAAGGTGAACTTCAGTGGTATGCTTTGCCGGAAATGCTGCGCGCCGTTGCGACTGAGAACAAAGCATAAGTACAACTGTTTTAGTCAGCAGCGCAAATTGGTGTATAGTCCACAAGTCACTTCACACGTTCAATCAGGAGGTGTTAGATGTCCGAAGCAGCGGATCTTGTTATCATTCTTATTACTGGCGCGGAAAACCCCAAGCGTCTTCCTTCCGCCTTTTTCCTGGCTGCCACTGCCGCCGCCGCCGAGCAGAAAGTCGTCATGTATTTCACCGGACCGGCCACGGAGTTGCTTGCCAAAGGTAAGGCCGAAAGTATATTTCCGATGGAAGGTGGCAAAAGTGTCGCCGACTTCATGAAGCTGGCTGAGGATAATGAAGTTCAGATTATTGGGTGCCTGCAGTCACTGGAATTGAATGGTATGACCAAAGATGATCTGGCCAAACCCATTCCCATGATGAATCCCAGTGCTGCGCTGCCTTCATTGGCCGCTGCAGGTCGGATTCTGACCTGGTAATCGGCGCTTAAAAACCTTCATTGTCTTGAAGAGCCCGTCCTTTTGGTCGGGCTCTGTTTGTAACAGAAGTTTTGTCATCATACTGTCATATAACTGTGCTAGATTGCTAATTACGTCGCGTCAGGACTGCTCGCAAGCATTGATGACGTACGGTGTGTGTTTGGGAATAAGCCGTAAATCAACGTATTCGCCATCTTTGGAGGTCTTATGCTGTATCGTTTGAAGAAAGAGCTTTCTCGCAGTGTAAAGGGTGCCGTAATGGTTTCTGCATTGGGTCTTGTCGGCATGTATGCTATGCCTGCCAATGCTGCCACGATTTCTTTGTTGGAAACCGGTTCCACCCTGTTGTATCCACTTTTCAATTTGTGGGTACCTGCGTACACCAAAATGAATCCCGGCGTGCAGATAACCACCCAGGGTACAGGAAGTGGTACGGGTATTGCCGAAGCCATTTCCGGCGTCGCCCAGATTGGCGCTTCTGATGCATACATGAGTGATGCCCAGATCAAACAGCACCCGAACATCCTCAACATTCCTTTGGCCATCTCCATTCAGATGATCAATTACAATCTGCCCGGTCTGAACAACAAGCATCTGAAGCTTTCCGGTCCTGTGCTTGCCGGTATTTATTCCGGCAAAATCACCAATTGGGACGATGCGGCCATTGCCAAGCTGAATCCTGGTGTGAAACTGCCCAACCACAAGATTGTCCCTATCCACCGCACCGATGGTTCTGGCGACACTTTTATTTTTACCACCTACCTGGCTGACACCACTCCAGCATGGAGCAAAAGCGTTGGCTACAGTACGACGGTAAGTTGGCCGGCCGTTCCGGGTGGTATCGGTGCCGAAGGCAACCCCGGCATGGTCCAGGCTCTGAAGACAACGCCTTATGGTGTGGCATACATCGGTATCAGCTGGAAGAAACCAGTTGAAGAAGCCAAATTGGGCCTGGCCATGCTGCAAAACCGCGCAGGCAATTTCGTATTGCCTACAGTGGAAAATGCCAAGGCTGCAGCTGGTGAAATGGTCAGCAAGACCCCTGCTGATGAACGGATCAGTCTGGTATTCGCTCCTGGTGCCAAGTCCTACCCCATCATCAATTATGAGTATGCCATCGTCAGCAAGACCCAGGCCAAGCCGGAAGTGGCTGCAGCCATGAAGAAATTCCTGAACTGGGCCATTGATCCTAAGGGCGGTAATGCACCACACTTTATCACTGCGGTAAACTTCGTACCGCTACCCGACAGCGCAGCTGAGCTGTCACGTAAACAGATCGCAGAAATTCACTAAGATCTGAACGGTGCCGGGGTAATAACCCGGCACCGTAATTTTTTAATACGCATTTATTACTGTTTAGATAACTTTACTTACTTTTGGAAGTGGAATCATTGTAATGAAAATTCCTGTATTCAGAACGGCATTAGTGGCTACCGCAAGTTTTTTGCCGATTTCATTACTCCTTCTGATAATTTTTTTGGCCGTGTATTCATGGCCAGCGATTCAGTATAATCAATTTCATTTTTTATGGACGAATGATTGGAACCTTGGCAATCTTTATGGTAACCCAGTTTCAGTAAATGGGCACCAAATCATGCCTGGTGCCAAGTATGGCATCTGGTTTCTGGTCGTTGGGACGATTGCCAGTTCGGTACTGGCGATGCTTATTGCTATGCCTATCGCTGTTGGTGCAGCCTATTTTCTCAGTGAAGGCATTCGCAAAACCTGGGCAGGACCTTTATCCCTATTTGTTGATCTGCTCGCTGCTATTCCCAGTGTAGTATATGGTTTATGGGGATATGCTTTGCTGGTGCCGCTATTTGGTCACAGCATTTTTCCTTTTTTGGCAAAGACTTTTTCTTTTATTCCTTTCCTGAATGGCGAAGCGGGAAGCGGTTATGGGCTATTGACCTCTGCTTTTGTCTTGGCAGTCATGATCATCCCCCTGATTTCGGCGACGTTGCGTGAATCTATACTGATGACGGAACCTGCCTTGAAAGAGGCTGGTTTGAGTCTTGGCTTGAATCGCCTTGAAGTTTTTTGGCATATTGTTTTGCCCAAGCTAAGAACCGTTTTGATCGGCGTAGGAATTTTGGCATTAGGGCGGGCTTTGGGTGAAACCATGGCGGTATTGATGGTCAGTGGTAATGCCCTGAACTACTTACCCAATAATATTTATGCGCCCATTTCGACTATGGCGGCATTTATTGCCTCGCAGCTGGATAGTGCACTGCAAGACCCAACCAATATGGCTGTTGAAGCATTATCTGAAATAGCTCTGGTGTTATTGCTGATTACGGTGGTTGTCAATATAGCTGCCAGAATGATGTTGTGGATGGCAAAGGTGCGCTGATGGCTATTAATGTGTTGGAAGAGCAGGTATTACCGAAAATGAGTACACCCAGGAAATTTAAAGTATCCTTATGGCGCAGGCTGATGACTGTTTTTGCTACCGTCATTGTCACAGGGTCCTTTGTTTTTTTGGCGGCCATGTTTCTTTCCATCATTATTGATGTGCTCATACATGCCTGGCCAGCGCTCAATATCAAATTGTTGACAGAAATTACCAATGGTATTGGTGGTGGTCTGAAAAATGCCATTGAAGGTTCCATTATCATGTCTCTTGGTAGCTTGCTGTTAGCTGCGCCCATCGGGATATCTGCAGGCATTTATTTGAGCGAACATGGTCATGGGAATGCTGGCAAGCTGCTGCGCTTTCTCTCAGACGTTCTGGTTGGGGTACCCTCCATAGTGCTGGGTTACGTCGGTTATATTACGATGGTCATTTATTTGGGCTGGCAGTTTTCAGTGGCTGCAGGAATCATCACCCTGACCGTTATGCTCCTTCCCTATATTGCCCGTTCCACCGAATTGGCGCTGAGCAACATCCCTTTATCTGTTCGCGAAGCGGGATATGGATTAGGGGCAGGGGAGGGGCGGATTGTTTTCAAAATATTACTACCTGGTGCCGCACCGGCGATTATGACCGGACTTTTTTACGCGGTGGCTTTATCCATGGGTGAAACGGCTCCACTTTTGTATACCGCTGGCTGGTCTAACTATATGTGGACCGGAAAACTGACCAATGAGCCAATCGGCTACTTGACCTATGTCATCTGGACATTCATCAACGAGCCCTTTGCAGAATCACATATGTTGGCATTTGCTGCAGCTTTCCTGATTACCGCCGGAGTGTTGATGCTCATTCTTGCGGGGCGCTGGTATATGGTGCGAGCCCAGCGCCGGATGGGAGCATACCGCTAAGCTGTCAGGTTGTTCAGGAAAAAACCTTCAGTACCTGGCTATCTTCTGAACCCGATAGAAGCTCTTTTGCTCTGGCAAGATGTTCAGTGGCACGGCCACGATCACTATTATCTGTCGTCTGCCAAATGGGAAACAAAGTGGTTTCTTCACGGTTTTCATGCTTCGCAAGTGAGCCGGAAAGCATGGCGCAGATGGCCGGCAACATACCATAGTCTTTTTCGTCAAAAGTTTCTTCGAGCAAGCGCGATTGCACAATAATACTGTCATGTTCAAAAAGCATATCTGCCAAGGGTCCCTGCTCTTCGCCCCCCCAAGAACCGGACCCAGCAGATTGTTTTCCAGATGAACGTGACGACGGAGACCAATCCAGTAATCCTGGAAAATACTTTCAGCGTCGGCAATTCTGTTTTCGTTGGCTGCAGCAAGAACCTGGGCAAACTGGTGATCCAGGCGATAATGGTCCCAAGTCAACAGGTCAACCACATCTTTGGCTTCTGCCTCGGCTCGGGGCTGAACTTCGACCTGCCATAGTTTGCCATCGCTTTCCATGTGCCAGGAGATGGCATCACGCAGTTGAAAAGCTACGGCGCGCATCATGGCGGCAGGATCTGAATCTGTAAGCACCTGTATTTTTTGCCCGACGGACAGTCGAATACTGGCTGCATAAACAACGGGTTGTGCTTCAGTATAAGTCATCCCGCGCACATCAATGATGTTACTCAAAGGGGTCACAGCGGAAGGGTTTATGGATTCAATCGACATGAGGGGCATCCTTATGTTACGAAATGGTGCCCAGGGCCGGACTCGAACCG harbors:
- a CDS encoding RodZ domain-containing protein, with translation MDESLSNPDLRNAREARGWTLKQVAERLHITEIQVQGLEEGNYAVLPGATFARGFLKNYARILDLDPEPLLRNYDAANAGSGISPTRQLLPDGESPLLDYSKRTLLISFLILIAVIVAVWWFWGRSENASTVLPENNSHSVSSMPATLAEPAISNTAPTASVQSVVVATRSQAVGSSSPVTATAQSAATSSTVTSNTTAGIAFQFHANCWVQVRDAAGKTLLAVLGRPGDLLKVNSGKPPYQVLVGNAQGVTIHYQGKAIALPANAMGVARLQLGTAPTASTQSAAITAPVHGSADIHSPVNRHRAVLNHSAQPDVVAPITSAALSVSASVTSEASHAP
- the ispG gene encoding flavodoxin-dependent (E)-4-hydroxy-3-methylbut-2-enyl-diphosphate synthase, translated to MHHESPIQRRKTRQIHVGKVAIGGDAPISVQSMTNTETRDVAATVAQIRRLEAVGADIVRVSVPSMDAAEAFKAIRAQVETPLVADIHFDHRIALQVMTDGVDGLRINPGNIGSLDKTRLVVEMAKDKGIPIRIGVNAGSLEKDIQEKYGEPTPEALVESALRHVSILDELNFHDVKISVKASDVFLAVGAYRLLSEKVDYPLHLGITEAGGLRSGTVKSAIGLGLLLRDGIGDTIRISLAADPVEEIRVGFDILKSLHLRQKGINLIACPSCSRQEFDVINTINALEARLEDILEPMDVSVIGCVVNGIGEAKEADIGLAGGDKRSILYYRGKQVDRVENVNIVDVLEKRIRAEIAERQAARNDA
- the hisS gene encoding histidine--tRNA ligase; this encodes MAVKGLQAVRGMNDIFPAEAAAWQALEMDLRGLLKLYDYGEVRLPLLESTELFARAIGDVTDIVQKEMYTFADRNGDSLTLRPEGTAGCVRAAIQNQTMRGQTPRYYYMGPMFRHERPQKGRYRQFHQLGVEVFGQAGAGTDAEIIALSARILKQAGVQASLQINSLGSPQARAAYRERLLEYLRPQQEALCADCQTRMELNPLRILDCKVPGCRQIASSAPHLVDHLDTESALHFASLQKLLTALDIPYQLNHSLVRGLDYYNRTVFEWVTDALGAQGTVLAGGRYDGLVAQLGGQDTPAIGFAVGLERLLALQEIQGNQACADKPVLFIGAMEDDSLARSWQLAEALRDLGISVVSGGPAGFKALLKQAERSRALFQLVIGLGQLQGEPVIIKEQCGEGRWEGSLEAVITGLQSLGVDFPKHAPHTGQNFATARRSK
- a CDS encoding YfgM family protein; translation: MTGQELSALLSRHRITLIVGILVILFAAMGFFGYEKYQRHQTEKAAVLYSELLDTMVQGQTSTARASAGTLIHQYAHTPYATMAHFFLARMDMEGKQVPAAEKTLMSVIKNTSAPRGMRSLARLNLARLYVDQHQAHKALDILQNPQPAYVTLADEIKGDAYASLNQISQAEQAYHSAMSALPAVDPYRTYLQMKIANIGVAP
- the bamB gene encoding outer membrane protein assembly factor BamB, translated to MRNDFFKSIWRLAVLGIVAALLNGCGIMSWFKSSPSPKTPPPISKGHNKVSFSTQWQARLYGLWPINPYQGTEIAHSAHQIVVANASGHLVSMNESGSQQWMRSLDGKSARGATIAHGVVYAGTNAGKVFAFDAKNGHKLWSVQLSSEVLTPVVYADDHLLMQTVNGHLWSLNPKDGKIQWTFSMNQPSLILRAVSTPTVHDGVVYAGFADGTLTALSLSTGAELWHARVAIAHGSNELARMVDVAARPIVADDQVFAAAYQGNLAAYTQQGGTQNWSVPMSVYLTPVWFKGHLYVADSDGVISEIDPGSGSILWKNDKLKGHAMTGLSSCGNDLLATDNGGYLYAFNPESGHRIGQTRLSSSGIQSSPVCLDNNQILALSDAGTLYRIKLEKR
- the der gene encoding ribosome biogenesis GTPase Der, with amino-acid sequence MTAVIALVGRPNVGKSTFFNRLTRTREALVADFPGLTRDRHYGTAQFEGRQYLVIDTGGFEPEEREGLVAAMAIQTRLAIQEADAICFLVDAKEGLSAQDEEIAMELRRGGKPIYLVVNKMDAKGAVSELPEFHRLGLGMPYTISAAHGHGVETLLEAVFSDLPSEEIAQQDAGKGPRIAMLGRPNVGKSTLVNAMLGEKRVLVFDEPGTTRDSIRIPYERDGKPYVMIDTAGMRRRARVGEGLEKLSVLKTLGALREADVVLLVLDARVGIAEQDSHLVGVAVELGRPIVVVINKWDGMSPHERKAVKQELERRLSFIQYAPVYTISALHGTGVGDLYKSIDRLWQDSRKHFSTGELNRALGEIIETHQPPMVGGRRIKLRYCHQGGENPVTLVFHGNQLTRLPGSYKRYLESAFRKALHLDSIPLRLLFRQGENPYDPQRGKH
- a CDS encoding SixA phosphatase family protein: MNLLLVRHAEAEDETVSGSDFARQLTRHGHETAAAVARGLRHCIHGSVLLWSSPLLRTRETAAYIAQAFGIEVESYHEAIPAGDLNTLSRDWQNLSKQPETLIVVGHQPHLGIWTTRLTRVSVPVKKASVIGIHLKAVDQMEGELQWYALPEMLRAVATENKA
- a CDS encoding DsrE family protein, which codes for MSEAADLVIILITGAENPKRLPSAFFLAATAAAAEQKVVMYFTGPATELLAKGKAESIFPMEGGKSVADFMKLAEDNEVQIIGCLQSLELNGMTKDDLAKPIPMMNPSAALPSLAAAGRILTW
- the pstS gene encoding phosphate ABC transporter substrate-binding protein PstS gives rise to the protein MLYRLKKELSRSVKGAVMVSALGLVGMYAMPANAATISLLETGSTLLYPLFNLWVPAYTKMNPGVQITTQGTGSGTGIAEAISGVAQIGASDAYMSDAQIKQHPNILNIPLAISIQMINYNLPGLNNKHLKLSGPVLAGIYSGKITNWDDAAIAKLNPGVKLPNHKIVPIHRTDGSGDTFIFTTYLADTTPAWSKSVGYSTTVSWPAVPGGIGAEGNPGMVQALKTTPYGVAYIGISWKKPVEEAKLGLAMLQNRAGNFVLPTVENAKAAAGEMVSKTPADERISLVFAPGAKSYPIINYEYAIVSKTQAKPEVAAAMKKFLNWAIDPKGGNAPHFITAVNFVPLPDSAAELSRKQIAEIH
- the pstC gene encoding phosphate ABC transporter permease subunit PstC, which produces MKIPVFRTALVATASFLPISLLLLIIFLAVYSWPAIQYNQFHFLWTNDWNLGNLYGNPVSVNGHQIMPGAKYGIWFLVVGTIASSVLAMLIAMPIAVGAAYFLSEGIRKTWAGPLSLFVDLLAAIPSVVYGLWGYALLVPLFGHSIFPFLAKTFSFIPFLNGEAGSGYGLLTSAFVLAVMIIPLISATLRESILMTEPALKEAGLSLGLNRLEVFWHIVLPKLRTVLIGVGILALGRALGETMAVLMVSGNALNYLPNNIYAPISTMAAFIASQLDSALQDPTNMAVEALSEIALVLLLITVVVNIAARMMLWMAKVR
- the pstA gene encoding phosphate ABC transporter permease PstA, translating into MTVFATVIVTGSFVFLAAMFLSIIIDVLIHAWPALNIKLLTEITNGIGGGLKNAIEGSIIMSLGSLLLAAPIGISAGIYLSEHGHGNAGKLLRFLSDVLVGVPSIVLGYVGYITMVIYLGWQFSVAAGIITLTVMLLPYIARSTELALSNIPLSVREAGYGLGAGEGRIVFKILLPGAAPAIMTGLFYAVALSMGETAPLLYTAGWSNYMWTGKLTNEPIGYLTYVIWTFINEPFAESHMLAFAAAFLITAGVLMLILAGRWYMVRAQRRMGAYR